The genomic region ACCATTTACGgaggattaattattattagtttattaatataattggattatattaataagttacttgggtttggactagcatccattgacagttgtttgaagtgtagtgtggactatcctaagagacggtcatatttttgatcgtaggtttctctccttcaatcagtttcttcaagaaaggtatatcgtttactcactttgtgaattacatattttgacaattattagtggtgtaactggatcatagGGATaaattaatcatgtgcatgtttcattaaatatatgaatatttaatcttgtaaatgttttatgaaataataaaagattattattttaaccatccgctgcgttaatctgaattaaaagtacacacgattttccaacaatcTCATCATCTTGGAGAAATCTTACGGAATGTATCCAACCAAAACATCATCATTGTGATAATCTGTTATAGTGTTATTGACTAATGATGATGATATAGATAGATTATTTTAGAAACGCAAATGGTCCTAAGGTCCACGTATTCTGGTTATTGGGCTGCCTTCATTAAGGTTATGTAATTCATTTATGGTGGGTTTTATTTGTTACCTTAATTTCAAGTTTTTTGTATGCATAATTTCTTACTTGAATTCATATCGTATATATCACTCCATGCTTTAAAAAATTAACAATTTACCAATAAATAGGCGAAAATCAAATTCGTGTTATCTATGCTCATATCCGATTGAATTTGTGTCCACAAATTTGACCCAAAGAGGCCCCATTTTAAGAAGTAGTATCATATTTTTACGATTTTCTGTCTAGTTTGCTGAATATGAAATTACACACTATCATTaacaaaataattttaataaaccaTACTTTAATAAGATTAGTCTGATTAAACAAGCTTATTTCTGACAAAGTTAGAAATTGCTCCAATAAAAACAATGTTGATGAAGCTAAAATAAGCTAATATATTTAAATGTTTTTGGTGATTTCCAAACAATGTTAAAGTTAGCTAACCAAAATACCCCTCCCCTAACCAATTACTACCTGACATGGTTTTTTCAATAATTTCTTAGGTTACATTTAACTAACAAAGATAAAGATATATCATGTGATACCATAATCTAAACATAACAATTGGATtgtaataataactaacataacaATAGACATATATATTTCATACAAAAATATGCAACACAATAACGacaaatgattattttatatatgaTATCTTTTATCCACCTCATAGAATCCGAAAATAAACCACAGAAAACTaacaaaaattcatgaaaaatcgaCAAATTCCAATTTGATAATTAGAACAGATTATCAAAGCTATAACCCTAAACGTTCAAACGATCCTGACCGGCCCATTATAAGGGGGTTATGTTAGATTGAAAAATTTATAGGTACTTTGCTTAGTAGCCTGCTGGTTTGGAGACGATGAAACTGATGCATTGCACTTGACGAACGTTGTCGAATCCGATAACACGGATGAAGGCCTGGGGGTACTCCTTCTTGCACTCAGCAACCTCAGCCAACACTTGGGCAGAGTCAGTGCATCCGAACATAGGCAACTTCCACATTGTCCAGTATCTTCCGTCATAGTATCCGGGGGTGTTACCGTGCTCACGGTACACGAAACCGTGCTATAAAAAACAAAATTATGTCAagcaaaataataaaataataaactaACAGTTTTTGTCAATTAtagaaatattaattaattaataattaatgtggATGATAAAAAGTGACTGCGATTTTTGAGTATTGGAGACCAAAAAACTTGCTAGCCAATaaaaaggtatttttacaaggaattcATAAATTGTTTATGCATTAATACCCAATTCAAACAATCCGCATTTGTATAAGAAATGATACACATAAGCAGATATGTAGATTTGTCGATTTGAACTATATTGCACATGTTTTACACAGAATGAAATTAATTTCTTAAACGATTTCGTGAAATTGTAGAAATAAGGAATCGTGTAAAAGATTAGAAATAGACCTCCAACTCGAATTCCAAACAGGGAACCCATTTGTTACGGAGCAAGTAGTCGACTTCCTTAGCCAAAGCTTCATTAGAAAGAGGTGGTAGATATGAAAGGGTCTCGAACTTCTTCAAACCCAATGGTGGCCACACCTAAACATACAtcaaaacaaataaatttaatattataaaacattttaattTAATAACTCTCTTCTATTAAACAGAGCAATTATACTCCATACAATAACTGTTCTGCTTTGAAGTATAACAATTATTGTATGCAAAatgttagatatatatatatatatatatatatatatatatatatatatatatatatatatatatatatatatatatatatatataccttcatGCATTGCACTCTTCCGCCGTTGGTGGGAAGGTTTGATAAGTCGTTTGACTTCTTGGTAAAGGGGAAGTTGTTGGCCTTAAGGCCGGTGAATGGAGCAGCCAAGCTCGCTTGAGCGGAGGCGGTCTTGGTGACGGTTGCAATGGCTGAGGAGGAGATGGAGGCCATTTTAGTACTTTTGCTTTAAGATTAGCCTTTGCAGATCCGATGAAGGACTTAAGTATTCATGGCTCTATATATAATGTTTGTTATATGAACAATTGGTTTGCATCTTGCCATCCAATGGACAGAAATAAAGCAAGCATAACATCTACTGATTAGGGCCATTGGATGTTGTGGCTCAAGTATTGTGTCCACATAATTGCTCGCCTTATCATTAAACAACCAGAAATGGTGAGCCACGTGTCGAATGTACATTGCTCAAATAATCTTATCTCATCGTCTAAAGAAGAGGTGGGCATGCATGGACGGAGGGTGAGTGTAATAATTGTGTACATTCTTTTTACTTCTATTGGGTTTTAACTATAGTGATAATTTGACATATCAAAGTAAATCTAAATAAAGTAAAATTTGGATTGCATATGAACCGAGAAGTTTAAGTTTTACTCATCTCTGAAAAGCTCTTTAGCTATTTTTGTTAGGGGCAAAACTTAAGCTTAATTCAATTCAATATTCAGTTTTAAAGCTGGACAACAGAATAATTATGTTATACTCCATTCTTTCTACTTCAAGTGTCTCACATTTTCTGTTTAGGTTGTCCTAATCATGCTCATAGCTACGTGGCCCTGCACATGTCTTTCAAATCCTCGCAAAATATGAGATTGTGCAAAAGATGAGTCCTGTTGCTCATCGCAAAGTGGCACGTGTAGTGGTGTTTAAACTTCTTTTTGCTGCTACCGTGTATTTCATATGGCAAGAGCGCAATGCCAGGTTATTCAAGGGGGAGTTTCGTGATCCTAATCAGGTGTTCAACATCATCCATGGGACCGTGAGGTTtgcgacgacccggaaattttcgactaattttgaaccaaactctcgatatgatttaatatttttgacacgataagaaaagtctgttaggtcgagtctcaaaaactttgaactgtttcatatattcagataatcttcgaccattcccgacgattcacgaacatgtacttgtaaataagtatgtatgtatatatatatatatatatatatatatatatatatatatatatatatatatatatatatatatatatatatatatatatatatatatatatatatatatatatatatatatatatatatatatatatatatatatatatatatatatatatatatagatatatataagtatcaaatattcaaagaatgttatcatataatgaatgatataattacataattaataaattgtaatattaatatattaaatatagttacaagttaaaatataattgttatactaatattattattactttcattattaatataaaaattagtatcaattattttattattttcaatacataatatatgaaagttaacacatgtaatttgttatatcattattattactaaaaattatcattcaaaaattattattatcattattcctaTTACATctaatcattattcttattattattagtattatttggatattattattattaatattattattattagttctat from Rutidosis leptorrhynchoides isolate AG116_Rl617_1_P2 chromosome 9, CSIRO_AGI_Rlap_v1, whole genome shotgun sequence harbors:
- the LOC139869014 gene encoding ribulose bisphosphate carboxylase small subunit, chloroplastic-like, producing MASISSSAIATVTKTASAQASLAAPFTGLKANNFPFTKKSNDLSNLPTNGGRVQCMKVWPPLGLKKFETLSYLPPLSNEALAKEVDYLLRNKWVPCLEFELEHGFVYREHGNTPGYYDGRYWTMWKLPMFGCTDSAQVLAEVAECKKEYPQAFIRVIGFDNVRQVQCISFIVSKPAGY